ATGCATAGCAAAGCGGAGGAGAGTTGTTGTGAAGGGCAAGAAGGACTCAAACGCAGTAGAAAGGCCCGAGGCACCGGCAGGCGCCCCGGGCCCCGTGACGTGCAACGACTAGCGGTTGGCCAGCATATCGCGGATGAGGCCGGCGGTGGAGTCGGGGATCACCAGGTCATCGGTGAGGGTGAAGGTGTCCCGCACGGAGGCGATGCTGTTACCGGTGTCCAGGCTGTTGAAGGCCGAGGTGGCACCCGGGACGTCCACGTTGCCGTCCTGGTCGACGAGCTGGTTGAAGACGGCGCCGACTTCCTCGTCGGCCGCGGCCAGGCTGCTCAGAAACGAGAACAGTCCCACGCTGGGCGCGATCCGCGCCTCGAGTTCTTCCACTTTGAGCTTGCGCTTCATACCCTTTTCCTCCTACAGGCCGTCTGCGGCCCGGGTCGTCGGATCTTGCGATCCTTGCCTTGCAACTTCCCGCATCGGGCGTGAGTGCGGGGTCTGACAAATCGCCTTTCTGTTCATAGCAGCGAGGGATGGATCAGCCGGCGCACGCGCCGGGAGACCAGCGTGCCGATGGTTCGCAGGCCGCCATCGATGTGGGCCGCTCCGGTCATGCCGGGGCGCAGCAGGCCCTGAGGGTCGTCCACCGAGCAGCGCACCTGGAAGGTCGCCCGACCGTGGACGTCCCGCCCGGCCACCGCGGCGATGGACTGCACCGTCCCGGCGAAGGCGTGGTCGGGAAAGGCCGCCAGGGCCAGCCGCACCTTCTGCCCCACGGCGATGTCGCCGATTTCGCTCTCCGGCACTTCCACATCGGCCACCAGGCTCCGGTCGTCGCCGATCTCGAGCACCGTGCCGCCGGCGGGGATGCGCTCGCCGATCCGCGTGTCGAGGGCCGCACTGAGCACCAGGCCCGCCATGGGCGCCCGCAGGGTGCAGGCCTCGATCCGCCGCTGGATCTCCTCGGCCTTGGCCTCCAGGCGCTGCACCTCCGCCGCCGCCGCCTCCACCTCTTCGGGGCGCGCCCCTTTCTCCACCAAGCGCAACTGCTCACGGGCGGTACGCAGCGAAATCTCCGCGATGGCCAGCTCCTTGGCCGCCTGCTCGAAGAAGTCCGTCGCCACCAGCCCCTCCGAGCGCAGGCGTTCGAGGCGTGCCTGGCGCGAGCGCCGGTGAGCCAGCTCCGCCTCGGCGGCCTTGACTGCCTCCCGGGCCTGGATCACCTCCTCCTTGCGCGGGCCCCGCATCAGCAGGGCGTGGCGGGAGCGGGCCCGGTCGATCTCCGAGCGCACCATCTCCAGCTCTGAGCGCAGCTCGCTGGGGTCGAGGCGGGCCACCGGCGCGCCGGCAGCCACGCTCTCGCCCTCCCGCACCAGCACCTCGGCCAGGGTGCCGGCGAACTCCGGGCGCACGGCGGCCCGCAACCGGCTGTCCACCAGCGCCGGCCCCTCGACCCGCAGGGGCCAGGGCACGAAGGCCAGGGCGCCGACGATCACGGCCGCCACGCCTGCCCGCAGCACCCGGCCCCAACTCAGGGAAGCCCGTGCCGCGCCCAGCAACCGCAGCAACGGCCGTCGCAGCAGGGCCACCGCCGCCAGGGCCAGCAGCCACGGACCCCAGGAAGCTGACACGTGGCGGGACAAGGCCACCGCCCCGCCGGCCAGGGTCGCCAGAATCAGCGCCACGTAGAGCGAAGAAAGCAGTCCATAGAGCAACAGGAAGCCACGCGCCGGGGGCCGCTCCCTGGCGGGGTCGGGCTCGCACCGGCCGAACAACCCGCGGAGGGTGCGCCCGAGTTCCCCCACGGCCACCGAACGCAGGTTGGGAATGCCGCTGATGTCGGACAGGGCCCAGTAACCGTCGAGGCGGATCAGCGGGTTGAGGTTCATCAGCAGGCTCAAAGCGGCCACGCCGCCGACCAGCAGCACCGTGGCCTGTACCGGCCCCGGCGGCAGCACCCGCCAGAGCAGCAGCGTCACCGCCACCGCGCCCAGGTCGAAGAGCGGGCCGGCGATGGCCACCAGCAACCGCTGGCTCCGGCGGCGCAGCAGCCAGGCGCCGGAGACGTCCACGTACACCGCGGGCATGACAAAGAAGATCAGCATCACGCCCACCTCCCGCACCGGCACTCCCAGGTGCCGCGCCGCCAGACCGTGGGCCATCTCGTGGAAGACGGTCAGGCCCACCGCCCCACACAGCAGCACAAACACCCACACCCCCGGTGCCAGGGCGGGCACCGAGCCGAGGATCTCGGCGTGGTGCACCAGGGCGACCCAACCCGCCGCGGCCAGCAGGGCCGCGTAGACCAGGGCGAAACCCCGGGTCCAGAGAAAACCCAGCGGACGGGCCAGCGCCGCCAGCACGCCATCGGGATCTCCCAGGCGCCGGCGCAGGTAGAAGGGATTGAGCGGCCGCCGGGCGGGCCGGGGCGCCGGTGCCGACGGCGCGGTCGGGCCCGGCGGAAGCCGCTCCCCGGCGGGCGCAGCGTCTCCCTTGTCGAGCAGGCTGCGCAGGGCCGCGGCCCGACGATTGCGCGGGTTGAGGGCCAGCACCCCATCGAGGGCCTCCCGCGCCTGCGCCCCCCGCCCGGCGGCGAGGGCCTGCACCGCCGCGGCGAAGCGCTGTCGCTCGAGATCGGCCTCCTCCGCCG
The Acidobacteriota bacterium genome window above contains:
- a CDS encoding efflux RND transporter periplasmic adaptor subunit; protein product: MPQAASGHNRRRGGSARPAMAGSRGIVAAGRSFPRLRRELVLIPQEGSGAGVVVQDPTAQRFFRFGDTERFLLSRLTGQNSLDEIRRDVSLWSGESWEAHEIEAFVVDLERAGLLEAGPGTPPLPDAAAPAGVLGVLAREGLRFRKSDSADRAAAEEADLERQRFAAAVQALAAGRGAQAREALDGVLALNPRNRRAAALRSLLDKGDAAPAGERLPPGPTAPSAPAPRPARRPLNPFYLRRRLGDPDGVLAALARPLGFLWTRGFALVYAALLAAAGWVALVHHAEILGSVPALAPGVWVFVLLCGAVGLTVFHEMAHGLAARHLGVPVREVGVMLIFFVMPAVYVDVSGAWLLRRRSQRLLVAIAGPLFDLGAVAVTLLLWRVLPPGPVQATVLLVGGVAALSLLMNLNPLIRLDGYWALSDISGIPNLRSVAVGELGRTLRGLFGRCEPDPARERPPARGFLLLYGLLSSLYVALILATLAGGAVALSRHVSASWGPWLLALAAVALLRRPLLRLLGAARASLSWGRVLRAGVAAVIVGALAFVPWPLRVEGPALVDSRLRAAVRPEFAGTLAEVLVREGESVAAGAPVARLDPSELRSELEMVRSEIDRARSRHALLMRGPRKEEVIQAREAVKAAEAELAHRRSRQARLERLRSEGLVATDFFEQAAKELAIAEISLRTAREQLRLVEKGARPEEVEAAAAEVQRLEAKAEEIQRRIEACTLRAPMAGLVLSAALDTRIGERIPAGGTVLEIGDDRSLVADVEVPESEIGDIAVGQKVRLALAAFPDHAFAGTVQSIAAVAGRDVHGRATFQVRCSVDDPQGLLRPGMTGAAHIDGGLRTIGTLVSRRVRRLIHPSLL